Sequence from the Candidatus Woesearchaeota archaeon genome:
TGGTTCTTTCCGCCTGATTTCTTTCCGTGTGATGCAGTTCCTTTAACCATCTATAAAACCCCGCTTTACTCAGGCGAAATCATTGTGATTGTGTCTCCCCTAAGGAACACAACGCCCATCTTTCTTGTCATTTCGCCGTTAATGCGCTCTTCTGCTTCTTCAAGCACGGTGTTTATGTGAATGTCAAAAGCCTTGAGCTTTCCGAGATACTGCTTTCCGTTCTTGAGTTCTACGATAACTCTCTTGTCTCTTGCCTTATTTAATGCATCTAAAGGTCTTGAATTTTCCATGGTTATGCACCCCTCAAATAAAAATATCTAATGCTAAAAAGAGA
This genomic interval carries:
- a CDS encoding small nuclear ribonucleoprotein (Enables 3` processing of polyadenylated mRNAs and tRNA precursors), with translation MTMENSRPLDALNKARDKRVIVELKNGKQYLGKLKAFDIHINTVLEEAEERINGEMTRKMGVVFLRGDTITMISPE